The Cellvibrio zantedeschiae genomic sequence GATTTCCAACACTTTTGGTTAAAACTGCGCGAGCTTGGTTCAACTGCTGAATTCGGCGATTTTTGTTTAGAACTACAAGCAGCCAAGGAAAACAAATTTGCGATTACCGAAAATCCGCGCATCAATTTCGCCTACCATTTCAACGCAACCTTATACGCGCAATTTTTACGCAAATTCAGCGAAAAACGCGGCGTAAAACGCGTTGAAGGAAAAATTGCAGAAGTTGCCACCAATAGCGATAACGGATTTATCCAAAGCTTAAAATTAACATCTGGTCAGGTCATTGACGGTGATTTATTTATCGATTGCACCGGTTTCCGCGGCTTGTTAATTGAGCAGACATTACACACTGGCTACGAGGATTGGTCACACTGGTTAGTTAACGATAGCGCCATTGCTGTACAAACCGAGAGTGTGGGCCCAGCAATCCCTTATACGCGCGCTATTGCACATCCAAGCGGCTGGCAGTGGCAAATCCCCTTACAAAGCCGTGTAGGCAACGGAATGGTTTATTCCTCGCGTTTTATTTCTGATGAAGATGCAAAGAAAACCTTTTTATCCAATTTAGATGGGCCCGCCATTACCGAACCTCGAGTGATTAAATTTAAAACTGGCCGCCGCATGAAGGGCTGGAATAAAAACTGTATTGCATTAGGTTTGGCGAGCGGATTTATCGAGCCACTGGAATCTACCAGCATTCATTTGATTATGTCTGGCATATTGCGCTTGATTAAACTTTTCCCAAACCATGGCATTAACGATGTCAATGTTGCGGAATACAACAAGCAATCGGCATTTGAAATTGAAAGCATTCGCGATTTTGTCATCCTGCATTACAAAGCGACTGAGCGTAGTGATTCTGAATACTGGCGCTATTGCCGCGATATGGAAGTGCCGGAAACTTTGGCGCACCGGATAAAATTATTTGCAGATAGCGGTTTAGCATTTAAAGGTGATGGCGAAATCTTCCGCATAGATTCCTGGACACAAGTCATGTTAGGCCAACGAATTTATCCGAAGTCTTACCATCCCATTGTTAACGTAATGAATCAGGATGATCTAAAAAGATCAATTGAAGAGTTCGCTGTAGGTATTAAAAAACGTGTGGCGCAACTCCCAAGCCATGCTGATTTTGTGAAAGGCTATTGCGGAATTTAGTTGAATTATCGCTATAAAAAAACCTCAGGCATCGTTGATACCTGAGGTTTTTTTCTTTAATTTTTACTGCTCAATTTGTAAATATTTAGCGTAAATCACCCGGCTTGCAACTCAGCTAGCTGCACTTCCGTAGGGTCTTCATAATCTCCCGCTCTTCCATAGCTATTGTCAGTTAACAAACCATGGCGCTTCAACAGAGTGCGCATTACATTACGGGAAATTCCCAACAAGGCAGCACCATGAACTTGATTGGAACGTACATAAGCAAACGCCTGATGCACAATTAAACTTTCCAAACGCTCAAAGTGCGGTCCATCGCCCTGCTCGGTAAATAACCTACGCAACTGTTGCGCAATAATTGCCAAGGGGTCATCTTGCGGAACATTGGAAGACGAATGAATACTTTGTGGCACACCCGCTATGTGAGGCTTAGGGCGCGACTCTGGATAAGCTTGGGAACTGCGTGGCGCACCGGTTTCCCAACCACCGGTAACCTTCAAATGAGATGCATCAATCGTATCCGCACCGGCCACCAAAAGCGCAAAATGAACTACGTTTTCCAGCTCGCGAATATTGCCCGGCCAGGAATAATGCAACAATAAATCTACCGCCTCTGCCGAAAATTGCGGGCGTTGTTTATAGCCCATGCGTTGGCTATAGGTTTTCAAAAAATGTTCTGCGAGTGGCAATACATCACCCGGTCTGTCACGCAGTGGTGGAAGTTTAACGTGTGCAATATTAATTCTGTATAACAAATCACGGCGGAAATGCCCGGCAGAAACCGCGTAATCCAAATCCACGTTGGTTGCTGCAACCAAACGCACGTCAACGGCAATAGATTTACGCGATCCGATACGTACTACTTCTTTTTCTTGCAGCACGCGCAATAGTTTTACTTGCAACGGAAGAGGCAAATCGCCAATTTCATCTAAAAATAATGTGCCGCCATTAGCCGCTTCAAACCAACCTTCACGCTTGCCCGCAGCACCGGTGAATGATCCTGCCTCATGGCCAAAGAGTTCGCTTTCTGCCAGGTGATCGCTAATCGCTCCACAGTTCACTGCAAGGAAAGGCCCCTTTCTACCGCTCAACAAATGGATATGGCGAGCAACCAATTCTTTACCCGTGCCTGTTTCACCGCCGATTAATACAGGCGCTTCACTGGGTGAAATTCGTTCAATATATTCTAACAACTCTGCTGAAATTGGATCAGAGAAAACCAACGCCTTAGCGCGTACAGATAAGGGTTGGGCATTACCACCTTCCAGAGAAAGCACAACGGGTTCTTTAGATGAGTCGCTCACGATGTGACCTCAGATTTATTTTGCAGTGAATACAAATTGCCATAAGGCTCAATATGTGACGCATTGTAAAAGTTAAATTCGAAAATCATAAGGAATTTATAAATCTAAAGTTATAACTAAAAAATAAATATTCAGACGACAAACGAGTTAATGAAAACCAACAAAATTCGCGAATAGAAAATTGCCTTTTCCATAAAACAACACCTGCACATGGCAGGTGTTGTCCGGGTTTTATCGACTTAGCGTAAAAATTACTTAACGTAAATTTTATCGAAAATGCCACCATCGCCGAAGTGTTCTGGCTGCGCCTTACCCCAACCACCAAAATCATCGATAGTAACGAATGCGAGTTTCGGGAAGTTTTTGGCATAAGTCGCTGCAACTTGTGCATCACGTGGACGGTAGTAGTTCTTGGCAGCAATTTCCTGGCCTTCTTTGCTGTAGAGGTAGCTCAAGTATGCTTGAGCTACAGCAGTGTTGCCTTTTGCTTCAGCATTTTTATCCACTACTGCAACAGACGGCTCAGCAAGAACGGAGATTGATGGAACAACGATATCAAATTTGTCTGCACCGAATTCTTTCAATGCCAAATGAGCTTCGTTTTCCCATGCCAAAAGCACATCACCTACACCGCGCTGTGCGAAGGTAGTGGTTGAGCCACGAGCACCGGAATCCAGCACAGGAACGTTTTTATACAACTTCGCAACGAAATCTTGTGCTGCTTGATCAGAACCTAATTTCTTTCTCGCGTAGCCCCAAGCTGCCAAATAATTCCAGCGTGCGCCGCCAGAAGTTTTTGGGTTTGGAGTAATGACTTCAACACCAGGCTTAATTAAATCATCCCAGTCTTTGATTTTTTTCGGGTTGCCTTTTTTCACCAGGAACACAATAGTAGAGGTGTATGGAGCACTGTTGTTAGGTAAGCGGGTAATCCAGTTATCTGCTAATAACTTCCCTTTTTTTGCCAAGGCATCTACGTCTGCAGCCAAAGCCAAAGTGGCTACGTCAGCTTGCAGACCATCAATTACTGCACGTGATTGACTGCCAGAGCCACCATGAGATTGCTCAACCTTAACAACATCACCCGTTTTTTCTTTCCAGTATTTAGCGAAAGCGGTGTTGTACTCTACATAGAGTTCACGGGTTGGATCGTAAGATGCATTTAACAAGGTAATATCTTTTGCAAAAGCAGTAGATGAAATTAATAGGGTTGCCGCAAAGAGCGCAGCGTGTTTGGTAAACAGCTTCATAAATTTTCCTCAGACAAAACAGATAAGGGTTAAAGCGAACAAAAAATTTAACCTTGTTGCTTGATGATACTTATGCCATATCTATGCCAGCGAAGATGTTTTTTTAGATGAGTTAAGTGAAACAAAATTAAAATAGTTATAAGGAAGAAAATTTAATCGGAATGAAAAATTAGTGTAATAAAGATTTAATATTGGCTAAGGTTTCTCTTGGATATCTAGAAGAAATGATAAAAAATATGGCGCCCGATTTTAATAAGCTTTCATAAACATAGATTGCGCCAGTACAAAAAAGTATCTGCAGAAGTAACAAGCCGCTAAAAAATCCTGTTTATATTTGCACACGTGTTGAATTTCAAACAAACACCACCAATCAGCCCTGTTGAATTCTGTACACCTGAAACCAAAACAGAAAAAAGCCTCTCAATCTTAATCCCTGGACAAAAATGAGAGGCTTTAGCAACGAAGGAAAATATGAAAGGGAAAATAAAGCTAGAAATTATATTTTAACCCTACGCGTACTGAACGGGGTTCTTCAGCGCGGCTTACACGACCACCCTCTAGATCAAAAGCATTTTCATAGTAGTAAACAATGTCCTTGCCATCGTGATCGAGCAGGTTTAATACCTCACCGTAAACAGTGATTTTTTCAAACTCATAGGCAAGGCGAACGTTCAACATGGTTTCACCGTCTGCACGCTTCGAGTTATCTGGCAATAAAGGATAAGAACCCAGGTAACGTAAACGTGCACTAAGCTCCCAGCCATTACGTGTTGCAGCAACGCCAATTTCACCCGCATTTTCTACGGCACCTTCAACGTATTCACCGCCCGATTCTTCCGGGTCGATGTTGCGCGCCTTGCTGCCGGTATAAACTGCATCAATCCCAAGCCACTCTACAGGTTTCCAAAAAGCGACCAATTCGTAACCCTGGCGTTTAGCACCACCCTTAGGTTCTACGGAGTTGGAGTCTCCCACAAAAATTAATTCGCTCGATAAATTTAACCACCAATAAGCCGCGCTAATTTTAAAATTGCCTTGCTCAAAACGCAGGCCACTTTCATAACCGCTACCGCGGACTAACGCAGGAACAGATACTTCTTTATTGACTACACCACGCGCGTCATTCGAGTGAAAGCCCTGCCCCCAGTTTCCGTACAACTCAATTTGATCGGTCAACGTGTAAGCGATTCCCAATTTAGGCGAGCTAATATTATCTGTGCTATCACCAACATTTATGGTATCGCCAGAGCCAGAATTAGCCGCTACGCTGGAGTCATAAACGTCTGCGCGAAAACCGGCAGTAAGACGCAATTTTTCTAGAGGACGCCAATTGGATTCGACATAAACACCCAAAGAGTTTTCATCAACTTTATTGTCACTAATGTTGGCGATAAAATAGCCCAATCGAGTTGCATTCAAACCCACTTTCGAAATTTTATCGTAACGCCATTCAGCGCCGACCAACACATCAAATTCATCGCCCTTATAAAAGATGCGTTCAAAACGCCCACCGAAGGTATTGCGGCGATCAAACTGATCAATTTGGCCATCTTCTGTGTAGGTGGGATTAGACAGCATGTGCCAATCGTAGAATTGACCATAGAGCGTTGCACGCCAATCATCGCCCAACCAATTGCTGGTTAAAATCCAGCGATTGGTTTTTCCATAGGCTGATGGATCAAGCGAGCAAAATTCGTCTTTGCAATTCTCACTGCCAAATGCACTTTCCGGTGTTTGCTCTGTAGGATGCCAGGTCGCTATGTAACCAGACAAAGAAAGATCCCAGGTTCCGTAATCCGTCTTCTCGGAATATTTACCCCACACAGATTTATGCTGGAGATCTTCTGGCAATTCCCAAGGGCCATCATAAGTTTTGTACTGGCCAATAAAAGTTAACTTGCCATCACCCACTTCGGTTGTACCGCCTCCAGCGACCCTACCCCATCCATAGCTTCCACCTTCAACTGCAAGAAATGGAGCACCGAGACTATCGATACTTTTAAAGTGCCCACTTCCCGCCATAGAAAAATCACCGGCAGCAGCACGGTAAGTTCCTTTACGATAATCAACGCGCTCCACCGTTTCAGGAATTAAACCATTCACATCCAAATAGCCCTGACCGTGGCCGTGAGTTCGAAGATTCCAGGGCACATCATCTATATAAGTGGTGAAGTCGGTACCGTGGTCCAAATTAAAACCGCGCAAAAAATATTGGTTGGCTTTGCCACTGCCCGAGTGTTGCGCAGCAATCATTCCCGGCACTGCTTCCAATAAATCTGCAACACGTAGCATTGGGCGCACGAGCAAATCATCGCCACCCACAGAACCTTCGCTGGCCGCGCCAGCCACACCGATAAGTTTTTCACCGCGACCGAAAATAATGACTTCATCTATAGCGTCAGCTACAGCAAGGCTGGCATCAGCCGATGCAATTAAAGCAGTTGAAGATTTAACTAAAGCGGTTTGCGCAGATAAATTAGCGGAATACAACAATGGTGCAGCAATGGAACTATAAAGCGCTAGCTGTTTAAATTTTGAAAATCGCGGTCGATAATTGAAAGACAACGGGGGCGTATTAAGCAAGAGCATTTAAAAATTCCTAATAATAAATAGTGATTGATCCTTTCGTTAGCAACAACAATATATTAACGAAAACTTTAAGATGACGATTGAACCGCCGATACTAGAGAAATACTTTTTTAATAAAAAAGACTATTTATTTATTAGCTTATAACGACAAAAATTTAATGTTGAATAATTAACAGCAGCAAAAAACATGCTGCAATCTAATCATCATGGGCCTGTTGAATTTCCAACACCCATCAAACTTTAAGATGTTTTTTACAAACAAGATTCCAGCTTCTAAAAAAACTTGGCGATAGCCGCAACCTCAAGCCAGACAAGGTTTTCCGAAAAAATACAAAACTTGGACGGTGCGATTTCCAGCACTTGGCACACTTATTGAGTTAGCCAAGCTCGTAAACCATTCAAAGATTTTTATAGCTGGAGTTATTTAATGAGTATTTCGCGTTATCCCCGTTTGCTGAATGTGCAGCAAGCATCCACCAACGCAGCGAGAACCACGCAGCCGTTTACACGCAAGTTTATTGCTACCGCAATAAGTTTTGTTATTGGTGCCTCTTTAACATCGTTCAATGTTTATGCCGCAGATGAAGCAACAGATAAGGACAAGCAACAGCAAAAAAGTAAAGCTGTTAAATTGGAAACTGTAGTAGTAACTTCGCGTAACCGTGCTGAAGCGGCGCAAGAAGTTCCTCTGCCCGTTCGTGTAATTGGTGGTGAACGCCTTGACCGCGATGACATTAAATCTGTGTGGGATTTACCATCAGTTGCACCAAACTTGCAGCTCAACAACCCTGGCGAAAACGCACGTAAAGTGAGCCCCGGCATCCGTGGCTTGGGTCGTGGTGGCGCTAACGATTCTATGGAGCAAAGCGTAGGAACAATCGTTGACGGCGTAACTCTTTATTACTCAGGCCAAGCCTGGGCAGATTATGTTGACCTCGATCGCATTGAAGTTTTGTACGGCCCGCAAGGCACATTAGTGGGTAAAAATACTTCTTTGGGTGCAATTAAAATTGCAACCAAAGCACCTAGCTTTAAACCCTCATCAAAATTTGAAGTGACCACTGGTGAACTCAATACTTTGCAAGGCAAATTTTCTACTACCGGCCCTTTAATTGATGATTTGCTGGCGTACCGCGGCACCTTTCTGGTAACTCGCAAAGATGGTCTTTACGACAATACTTATTTAAATTTTGGAAAGTCGCGCGAAACCTGGCGTGAAGAGAACAAAGTTGCAGGCCGTATACAATTTTTATTGACGCCTAACGAAGATTTCACCGGGCGTTTTATTTTCGACAAATTACGTTCAGATGAGCGTGTAAATACCGGTAACGTACTGGCTTCCAATGGCCCGGACATTTTTGCTGATGGAACTGCACGCCCTCTTACTACACCGATTACTGCCAACACGGGTTATACACCTTCAGGCCAATACTCTAGCGTAGGTTACCTGGGTAAATTTGCTGAGCGCTCAGCCTGGTTCCATAACGCAGACGGTACTGTTTATCAACCGCCAGTTGGCACTACCGATATTGAAAACTCACAAGCACGTCCGCAATTAACTAATCAACACGGTGCTTCAGCACAGTTTGACTGGCATGTGGCAAACCATACCTTTACATCAATTACTGCATATCGCTATCAAGATTTTGATATTAAAAACGGCGGTCAATTCGGTAAGTTTTATGTGAGCAACAGCGGCCAGCAATTGTGGAACGATCAGTTCTCGCAAGAGTTGCGTGTAGCCTCAGATACTGCTGAGAAAAAAGCATTCGATTATCAAGCGGGTATTTATTATTTGGATGCTGAAGTTTACAGCGATGACCCAAGTTTCTATGGGCCAGATGCTGGTGCATGGAATGCGAGAGCAGCTCAGTACACGACTTTAGTTGCGAACACGACTCCATCATTGCGTGCAGCTGGTCGTGAATTGTTGCGCGCATCTTTAGACGGTGTTTATCAATCTTCAGCAACTGATGCAACCGTACAAAGTTTGGCGGCTTATGCACAAGCTGACTGGCACATTTCTGACAAAGCAACCTTGTCGTTTGGTGTTCGTGATACCGAAGAAAGTAAACAAAATAAAATTGCTACACAAATTGATCGCCCCGGTGAAGACCTTGATGCACTCGGCGCTTTATATGGAGCAACTGCGGCACAAATTAAAGCAGCAAAAGATATTCGTTTAGCCTCTGTACCCATTCCAAACGGATTTGATTTTGTGAAAGCTAATGATATTGATGCAAATCTCGTCGCGTGGAATATCAGCCCAAGCTACAAATTAAGTGAAGACGTGAATTTATACGCTTCTGTTGGTAGAGGTGTTAAATCGGGTTTCATTTATTTCCAACAATATGTTGCGCCCACTGATGCAGGTTTCGTGTCTTACATCAAGCCAGAAAAAGTGTTGGACTATGAGTTGGGAATTAAAAGTTTATTGCTAGGCCGCACTTTGCAATTGAACGTTAATTTGTACAACACGGAAGTAACTGACTACCAGGCTTCATGGCGTCGTGACGATCCAAATTCAACCGTAACTGGCCAAACCATTAGTGGCTGGGGTAACGCGCCTAAAGTGGTCGCGCGTGGTATTGAGTTGGAATCTAATTACCGTTTCAATCAAGAGCTTGATTTCAATTTGGCCGCTGCTTACAACAAAGCAACTTATGAAGCTGAGTGGTTGGTGCAAACACCTGAACTGTTAGCAACCAATAAATATTTTGATGCTAAAGGTCAACAGATTGCCAACGTTCCTAAAGTTGTCATCAACTACGGTTTAAATTACCAAACTCCAGTTGCTGGTTATCTTGGTCGTATCACTTTGCAAAACACTTATCGTTCAAGCTCTTACTTCAACGATAACCATGCAGATTTTACGCGTCAGGATGCATACAACGTAACAAACTTAAGTTTGGCGATTGGCTCCTTAAACAAAAAATGGGAAGCACAGTTGAATATCCGCAACTTGTTGGATACCGACTACGCCACATCCAAGAGTACTTATTCGGCAACTGCTGGACAAACTCTCAACATAGGTGCACCGCGTTACACCAGCGTAACACTTAAATACAACTTGTAATTTTTTAAAAAATTGGATTGCAAGACCCAAGTACGGGTAGAGCTGTTTATTCAGCTCTACTTTTTTTATTTATAAGAGAGTGATTTATGAAAACCTTTAAACCTAGTTTATTAGCCAGCCTTTGCGCACTTACCCTTAGTATTACTGCACTTAATGTGACTGCGGCAGATGCACCTAAAGAAGCTGCAAAACCTGCTGAAGCTGCTCCCGCTGGTCAACAGCGCCAACAAGTGCCAGCTGCACGTGGCCCAGCGCTTGAATTGGCAATTGAAGCAGCACGTATTGCAAATGAAACTTGCGCTGCCGATGGCGGTCAGAAAATTGCAACCAGCGTGGTAGATTCTGCTGGTGTATTGAAAGTGTTATTAGCATCTGACGGTGCCTCACCACGCGGTGTTGCATCAAGTACCAACAAAGCGGTTACTGCGCTTAACTTTAAAGCTTCGACAAGCCAACTTG encodes the following:
- a CDS encoding tryptophan halogenase family protein encodes the protein MNSPVKKVVIAGGGTAGWMAAATLSCQLGQVIEITLIESDEIGTVGVGEATIPPMQAFHKLIGIDEQEFLRATQGTFKLGISFENWGEIGDQYIHSFGQTGKEFWAADFQHFWLKLRELGSTAEFGDFCLELQAAKENKFAITENPRINFAYHFNATLYAQFLRKFSEKRGVKRVEGKIAEVATNSDNGFIQSLKLTSGQVIDGDLFIDCTGFRGLLIEQTLHTGYEDWSHWLVNDSAIAVQTESVGPAIPYTRAIAHPSGWQWQIPLQSRVGNGMVYSSRFISDEDAKKTFLSNLDGPAITEPRVIKFKTGRRMKGWNKNCIALGLASGFIEPLESTSIHLIMSGILRLIKLFPNHGINDVNVAEYNKQSAFEIESIRDFVILHYKATERSDSEYWRYCRDMEVPETLAHRIKLFADSGLAFKGDGEIFRIDSWTQVMLGQRIYPKSYHPIVNVMNQDDLKRSIEEFAVGIKKRVAQLPSHADFVKGYCGI
- a CDS encoding sigma-54 interaction domain-containing protein; this translates as MSDSSKEPVVLSLEGGNAQPLSVRAKALVFSDPISAELLEYIERISPSEAPVLIGGETGTGKELVARHIHLLSGRKGPFLAVNCGAISDHLAESELFGHEAGSFTGAAGKREGWFEAANGGTLFLDEIGDLPLPLQVKLLRVLQEKEVVRIGSRKSIAVDVRLVAATNVDLDYAVSAGHFRRDLLYRINIAHVKLPPLRDRPGDVLPLAEHFLKTYSQRMGYKQRPQFSAEAVDLLLHYSWPGNIRELENVVHFALLVAGADTIDASHLKVTGGWETGAPRSSQAYPESRPKPHIAGVPQSIHSSSNVPQDDPLAIIAQQLRRLFTEQGDGPHFERLESLIVHQAFAYVRSNQVHGAALLGISRNVMRTLLKRHGLLTDNSYGRAGDYEDPTEVQLAELQAG
- a CDS encoding sulfate ABC transporter substrate-binding protein: MKLFTKHAALFAATLLISSTAFAKDITLLNASYDPTRELYVEYNTAFAKYWKEKTGDVVKVEQSHGGSGSQSRAVIDGLQADVATLALAADVDALAKKGKLLADNWITRLPNNSAPYTSTIVFLVKKGNPKKIKDWDDLIKPGVEVITPNPKTSGGARWNYLAAWGYARKKLGSDQAAQDFVAKLYKNVPVLDSGARGSTTTFAQRGVGDVLLAWENEAHLALKEFGADKFDIVVPSISVLAEPSVAVVDKNAEAKGNTAVAQAYLSYLYSKEGQEIAAKNYYRPRDAQVAATYAKNFPKLAFVTIDDFGGWGKAQPEHFGDGGIFDKIYVK
- a CDS encoding TonB-dependent receptor encodes the protein MLLLNTPPLSFNYRPRFSKFKQLALYSSIAAPLLYSANLSAQTALVKSSTALIASADASLAVADAIDEVIIFGRGEKLIGVAGAASEGSVGGDDLLVRPMLRVADLLEAVPGMIAAQHSGSGKANQYFLRGFNLDHGTDFTTYIDDVPWNLRTHGHGQGYLDVNGLIPETVERVDYRKGTYRAAAGDFSMAGSGHFKSIDSLGAPFLAVEGGSYGWGRVAGGGTTEVGDGKLTFIGQYKTYDGPWELPEDLQHKSVWGKYSEKTDYGTWDLSLSGYIATWHPTEQTPESAFGSENCKDEFCSLDPSAYGKTNRWILTSNWLGDDWRATLYGQFYDWHMLSNPTYTEDGQIDQFDRRNTFGGRFERIFYKGDEFDVLVGAEWRYDKISKVGLNATRLGYFIANISDNKVDENSLGVYVESNWRPLEKLRLTAGFRADVYDSSVAANSGSGDTINVGDSTDNISSPKLGIAYTLTDQIELYGNWGQGFHSNDARGVVNKEVSVPALVRGSGYESGLRFEQGNFKISAAYWWLNLSSELIFVGDSNSVEPKGGAKRQGYELVAFWKPVEWLGIDAVYTGSKARNIDPEESGGEYVEGAVENAGEIGVAATRNGWELSARLRYLGSYPLLPDNSKRADGETMLNVRLAYEFEKITVYGEVLNLLDHDGKDIVYYYENAFDLEGGRVSRAEEPRSVRVGLKYNF
- a CDS encoding TonB-dependent receptor; protein product: MSISRYPRLLNVQQASTNAARTTQPFTRKFIATAISFVIGASLTSFNVYAADEATDKDKQQQKSKAVKLETVVVTSRNRAEAAQEVPLPVRVIGGERLDRDDIKSVWDLPSVAPNLQLNNPGENARKVSPGIRGLGRGGANDSMEQSVGTIVDGVTLYYSGQAWADYVDLDRIEVLYGPQGTLVGKNTSLGAIKIATKAPSFKPSSKFEVTTGELNTLQGKFSTTGPLIDDLLAYRGTFLVTRKDGLYDNTYLNFGKSRETWREENKVAGRIQFLLTPNEDFTGRFIFDKLRSDERVNTGNVLASNGPDIFADGTARPLTTPITANTGYTPSGQYSSVGYLGKFAERSAWFHNADGTVYQPPVGTTDIENSQARPQLTNQHGASAQFDWHVANHTFTSITAYRYQDFDIKNGGQFGKFYVSNSGQQLWNDQFSQELRVASDTAEKKAFDYQAGIYYLDAEVYSDDPSFYGPDAGAWNARAAQYTTLVANTTPSLRAAGRELLRASLDGVYQSSATDATVQSLAAYAQADWHISDKATLSFGVRDTEESKQNKIATQIDRPGEDLDALGALYGATAAQIKAAKDIRLASVPIPNGFDFVKANDIDANLVAWNISPSYKLSEDVNLYASVGRGVKSGFIYFQQYVAPTDAGFVSYIKPEKVLDYELGIKSLLLGRTLQLNVNLYNTEVTDYQASWRRDDPNSTVTGQTISGWGNAPKVVARGIELESNYRFNQELDFNLAAAYNKATYEAEWLVQTPELLATNKYFDAKGQQIANVPKVVINYGLNYQTPVAGYLGRITLQNTYRSSSYFNDNHADFTRQDAYNVTNLSLAIGSLNKKWEAQLNIRNLLDTDYATSKSTYSATAGQTLNIGAPRYTSVTLKYNL
- a CDS encoding heme-binding protein, producing the protein MKTFKPSLLASLCALTLSITALNVTAADAPKEAAKPAEAAPAGQQRQQVPAARGPALELAIEAARIANETCAADGGQKIATSVVDSAGVLKVLLASDGASPRGVASSTNKAVTALNFKASTSQLAEQAKTDKALADKVAADTTINVRPGGILIKVGDEIIGAIGVGGGRTDEPCALAGLQKIQARLK